A portion of the Stella humosa genome contains these proteins:
- a CDS encoding NADH:flavin oxidoreductase, producing MSGIATIDSEPPAGADDPLLRPFRLRHLVLRNRIVSTSHASMLDDGGLPLERYQRYHEEKALGGLALTMFGGSAMTSPDSNWGGGQLDVSTDGIVPHFQALAARIHRHGAAAMCQISHLGRRASSATANWLPAVAPSRVRETRTRSFPREMDAADIRRIVADYGAAALRCKEGGLDGLETVTGGHLIGQFLSPRTNHRSDGFGGSLENRVRFGLMVHEEIRRRVGDQMIVGIRFVIDEGPGTDDTEDGLDFEQCLAIARIFEREGQIDFFNCIFGRMDNDLVLAEHNMPGMAQPHAPFLDAVGAFKRETRLPVFHSAGIRDIATARDAVARGLVDMVGMTRAHIADPHIVNKLMAGQEATIRPCVGASYCLYKKVNCIHNAASGRETTLSHAIDRSPGRPRKVLVVGGGPAGLEAARVSAERGHEVVLLEAGRRLGGQVLAAAAATPRRELIGIIDWRESELARLGVRVRLQTHGDAAMIGAERPDIVVIATGGVPDLDWFPGADLCNGVADVLTGRIAVREEVLVYDGTGRHPAVSCALHLAEQGHAVRFVSMDETLAAEMPYPDRVIFRKRFAEERIPIVTEHRLVEVVRAGNGLVARFCHELTGAEMSAAAGRVVVENGTMPVDALFRQLRDLSANDGVTDFGGAILEHARNEPGHAAPAPAFELHRIGDAVASRDIHAAILDAQRLCARF from the coding sequence ATGAGCGGCATCGCGACCATCGACAGCGAACCCCCGGCGGGCGCGGACGACCCGCTGCTGCGACCGTTCCGGCTCAGGCATCTCGTCCTGCGCAACCGCATCGTCAGCACCAGCCATGCCTCGATGCTCGACGATGGCGGCCTGCCGCTGGAGCGCTACCAGCGGTATCACGAGGAAAAGGCCCTGGGCGGCCTGGCGCTGACGATGTTCGGCGGCTCGGCCATGACCTCGCCCGATTCCAACTGGGGCGGCGGGCAACTCGACGTCTCCACTGACGGCATCGTCCCGCATTTCCAGGCGCTGGCGGCGCGCATCCACCGCCACGGCGCAGCGGCCATGTGCCAGATCTCCCATCTGGGCCGCCGCGCCAGCTCCGCCACGGCGAACTGGTTGCCAGCGGTCGCCCCCTCGCGCGTGCGGGAGACGCGCACGCGCAGTTTTCCGCGGGAGATGGACGCCGCCGACATCCGGCGCATCGTCGCCGACTATGGCGCGGCCGCCTTGCGCTGCAAGGAAGGCGGTCTCGACGGGCTGGAGACGGTGACCGGCGGGCACCTGATCGGCCAGTTCCTGTCGCCGCGCACCAACCATCGGTCCGACGGCTTCGGCGGCTCGCTCGAGAACCGGGTGCGCTTCGGCCTGATGGTGCACGAGGAGATCCGCCGCCGCGTCGGCGACCAGATGATCGTCGGCATCCGCTTCGTCATCGACGAGGGCCCTGGGACCGATGACACGGAGGATGGGCTCGACTTCGAGCAATGCCTGGCGATCGCCCGCATCTTCGAACGCGAGGGCCAGATCGACTTCTTCAACTGCATCTTCGGCCGGATGGACAACGACCTGGTGCTGGCTGAGCACAACATGCCCGGCATGGCCCAGCCCCATGCGCCGTTCCTGGATGCGGTCGGGGCCTTCAAGCGGGAGACGCGGCTGCCGGTGTTCCACTCGGCCGGCATCCGCGACATCGCGACCGCCCGCGATGCGGTGGCGCGCGGCCTGGTCGACATGGTGGGCATGACGCGGGCGCATATCGCCGATCCCCACATCGTCAACAAGCTGATGGCGGGGCAGGAAGCGACGATCCGTCCCTGCGTCGGCGCCTCCTACTGCCTCTACAAGAAGGTCAACTGCATCCATAACGCGGCCAGCGGGCGCGAGACGACGCTGTCCCATGCAATCGACCGGTCCCCGGGGCGGCCGCGGAAGGTCCTGGTGGTCGGCGGCGGCCCGGCCGGGCTGGAAGCGGCCCGCGTCTCGGCCGAGCGCGGCCACGAAGTGGTCCTGCTGGAGGCCGGCCGCCGGCTCGGCGGCCAGGTCCTTGCCGCCGCGGCCGCGACCCCGCGCCGCGAGTTGATCGGCATTATCGACTGGCGCGAGAGCGAACTGGCGCGCCTTGGCGTCCGCGTCCGGCTCCAGACCCATGGCGACGCGGCGATGATAGGGGCGGAACGGCCCGACATCGTCGTCATCGCCACCGGCGGCGTGCCCGACCTCGACTGGTTCCCCGGCGCCGACCTGTGCAACGGCGTGGCGGACGTGCTGACGGGGCGGATTGCCGTCCGCGAGGAGGTGCTGGTCTATGACGGGACCGGCCGCCACCCGGCGGTCTCCTGCGCCCTGCATCTGGCCGAGCAGGGCCACGCGGTGCGGTTCGTCAGCATGGACGAGACCCTGGCGGCGGAAATGCCCTATCCCGATCGGGTGATCTTCCGCAAGCGCTTCGCCGAGGAACGCATCCCGATCGTGACGGAGCACCGGCTGGTGGAGGTCGTCCGCGCCGGGAACGGCCTGGTCGCGCGATTTTGCCACGAACTGACGGGCGCCGAGATGTCCGCCGCCGCCGGCCGGGTGGTGGTGGAGAACGGGACGATGCCGGTCGACGCACTGTTTCGCCAGTTGCGCGATCTCTCGGCCAACGACGGCGTGACCGACTTCGGCGGCGCCATCCTGGAACATGCTCGCAACGAGCCCGGCCATGCCGCACCGGCGCCGGCGTTCGAACTGCACCGGATAGGCGACGCGGTGGCGAGCCGGGACATCCATGCTGCGATCCTGGATGCCCAGCGGCTCTGCGCGCGCTTTTAG
- a CDS encoding RidA family protein: MNRAFNPPGVAPPAGNGYSHGIEVPAGARMLFAAGQVGTNPDGTVPPDVGAQTDRVFENIKAILAGAGMGMEDLVKINVLLVSSEHLAAFREARGRHLAGYRPASTLAIVAALASPAFLVEVEVIAAKSP, encoded by the coding sequence ATGAACCGAGCCTTCAACCCGCCCGGCGTGGCACCCCCCGCCGGCAACGGCTACAGCCATGGCATCGAGGTGCCGGCCGGCGCCCGCATGCTGTTCGCGGCCGGCCAGGTCGGCACCAATCCCGATGGCACCGTGCCGCCCGATGTCGGCGCCCAGACCGACCGCGTGTTCGAGAACATCAAGGCGATCCTGGCCGGTGCCGGCATGGGCATGGAGGACCTGGTCAAGATCAACGTCCTGCTGGTGTCGAGCGAGCATCTGGCGGCCTTCCGCGAGGCCCGCGGCCGGCATCTGGCCGGCTATCGCCCCGCTTCGACGCTGGCCATCGTCGCCGCACTGGCGAGCCCGGCCTTCCTGGTCGAGGTCGAGGTGATCGCGGCCAAGAGCCCCTGA
- a CDS encoding methyltransferase domain-containing protein has translation MPVWDPSQYLKFADHRLRPALDLLARIPAEAPGTVIDLGCGPGNVTTHLRRRWPDARIIGVDSSPQMLAKAAAAMPETRWIEADIGTWEPDQPVDVIYSNAALHWLGDHGRLFPRLMDWLAPGGVLAVQMPRNYEAASHTCILDTARLGPWREALEPLLRPSPVAAPEAYYRFLSTHAERPDIWETVYMQLLQGENPVVEFTKGSALKPLMDALSEPMRSDFEAAYAERIASAYPPEKNGQTLFPFRRLFMVVQK, from the coding sequence ATGCCCGTCTGGGATCCGAGCCAGTATCTGAAATTCGCCGACCACCGGCTGCGACCGGCCCTGGACCTGCTGGCGCGCATCCCGGCCGAGGCGCCGGGCACGGTCATCGACCTGGGCTGCGGGCCCGGCAACGTCACCACCCACCTGCGCCGGCGCTGGCCCGACGCGCGGATCATCGGCGTCGACAGCAGCCCCCAGATGCTGGCCAAGGCCGCGGCCGCCATGCCCGAGACGCGCTGGATCGAGGCCGACATCGGCACCTGGGAGCCGGACCAGCCGGTCGACGTCATCTATTCCAATGCCGCCCTGCACTGGCTGGGCGACCATGGCCGGCTGTTCCCGCGCCTGATGGACTGGCTCGCGCCCGGCGGCGTGCTGGCGGTGCAGATGCCGCGCAACTACGAGGCGGCCTCCCACACCTGCATCCTCGACACCGCCCGCCTCGGCCCCTGGCGCGAGGCGCTGGAGCCGCTGCTGCGGCCGTCGCCGGTGGCGGCACCCGAGGCCTACTACCGCTTCCTCAGCACCCATGCCGAGCGGCCGGACATCTGGGAGACGGTCTACATGCAGCTTCTCCAGGGCGAGAACCCGGTGGTCGAGTTCACCAAGGGCAGTGCCTTGAAGCCCCTGATGGACGCGCTGTCCGAGCCGATGCGCAGCGATTTCGAGGCGGCATATGCCGAGCGGATCGCCTCGGCCTATCCGCCGGAGAAGAACGGGCAGACACTCTTCCCCTTCCGTCGCCTGTTCATGGTCGTCCAGAAATAA
- a CDS encoding Na/Pi cotransporter family protein → MATTVIINLLGGVALLLWGLRMVRTGVMRAFGGDLRRILGRAMSSRPRAFASGLGVTALLQSSTATALMVASFAERGLVATAPALAVMLGADVGTAVVAQILSVDVRWLSPLLVLLGVFGFSTGGTSLRRDLGRAAVGLGLMLLALQLIVHASDPIRDSATLKAILGGLGQEPVLAVMFGALLTWLAHSSLATILLIMSLATSGLMPLPLALAIVLGVNAGAAIPALVATWRGDIGARRVARGNAAFRWIGVVLVLPFLPLAADLAPAASSEIGRQVVAFHLAFNLVIAIVFLPILTPVSRLIERLLPTPDVPLDPSQPRHLDQAALDSPPVAIAAAQREALRMGDALEGMLRDAMTVFRQDDRKLVADISRRDDVIDGLHEAIKRYLTQISREVMSPADGKRVMELIVFSTNLEHVGDIIDKNLMELAQKKIKNHLTFSSEGLGEIADLHSRVLETLKLSLAAFVGGDVSIARRLISEKTMFRESERKAAERHLQRLQSGRVESIETSSLHLDVLRDLKRIHSHLIAVAYPILEEAGELRPSRLATA, encoded by the coding sequence TTGGCCACGACCGTAATCATCAATCTGCTGGGCGGGGTAGCCCTGCTGCTCTGGGGCCTGCGCATGGTCCGCACCGGCGTCATGCGCGCCTTCGGCGGCGACCTGCGCCGCATCCTGGGCCGGGCCATGAGCAGCCGGCCGCGCGCCTTCGCCAGCGGGCTGGGTGTCACCGCCCTCCTGCAGAGCAGCACCGCCACCGCGCTGATGGTGGCATCCTTTGCCGAGCGCGGCCTGGTGGCGACGGCACCCGCCCTGGCGGTGATGCTGGGCGCCGATGTCGGCACCGCCGTGGTCGCCCAAATCCTGTCGGTCGACGTGCGCTGGCTGTCGCCGCTGCTGGTCCTGCTGGGGGTGTTCGGCTTCTCGACCGGCGGCACCTCGCTGCGCCGCGACCTCGGCCGCGCCGCGGTCGGGCTGGGGCTGATGCTGCTGGCGCTCCAGCTCATCGTCCATGCATCGGACCCGATCCGCGATTCCGCGACCCTGAAGGCGATCCTGGGCGGGCTCGGGCAGGAGCCGGTGCTGGCCGTGATGTTCGGCGCCCTGCTGACCTGGCTGGCCCATTCGAGCCTGGCCACCATCCTGCTGATCATGTCGCTGGCCACCAGCGGCCTCATGCCCCTGCCGCTGGCGCTGGCCATCGTGCTGGGCGTCAATGCCGGGGCCGCCATCCCCGCACTCGTCGCCACCTGGCGCGGCGACATCGGCGCCCGCCGGGTCGCCCGCGGCAATGCCGCCTTCCGCTGGATCGGCGTCGTGCTAGTGCTGCCCTTCCTGCCGCTGGCGGCCGACCTGGCGCCGGCGGCCAGCAGCGAGATCGGCCGCCAGGTCGTGGCCTTCCACCTGGCCTTCAACCTGGTGATCGCGATCGTCTTCCTGCCGATCCTGACGCCTGTCTCCCGCCTGATCGAGCGCCTGCTGCCGACGCCCGACGTGCCGCTTGACCCCTCGCAGCCGCGCCATCTCGACCAGGCCGCCCTCGACAGCCCGCCCGTCGCCATCGCGGCCGCCCAGCGCGAGGCCCTGCGCATGGGCGACGCGCTGGAGGGGATGCTGCGCGACGCCATGACCGTCTTCCGCCAGGACGACCGCAAGCTGGTGGCCGACATCAGCCGGCGTGACGACGTGATCGACGGGCTGCACGAGGCGATCAAGCGCTACCTGACGCAGATCAGCCGCGAGGTGATGAGCCCGGCCGACGGCAAGCGGGTGATGGAGCTGATCGTCTTCTCCACCAACCTCGAGCATGTCGGCGACATCATCGACAAGAACCTGATGGAACTGGCCCAGAAGAAGATCAAGAACCACCTGACCTTCTCGTCCGAAGGGCTGGGGGAGATCGCCGACCTGCACAGCCGGGTGCTGGAGACCCTCAAGCTGTCGCTGGCGGCCTTCGTCGGCGGCGACGTGTCGATCGCCCGGCGCCTCATCTCCGAGAAGACGATGTTCCGCGAGTCCGAGCGCAAGGCGGCCGAGCGCCACCTGCAACGGCTCCAGAGCGGCCGGGTGGAAAGCATCGAGACCAGCTCGCTGCACCTCGACGTGCTGCGCGACCTGAAGCGCATCCATTCCCACCTGATCGCCGTCGCCTATCCGATCCTGGAGGAAGCGGGCGAATTGCGCCCGAGCCGGCTGGCGACGGCCTGA
- a CDS encoding ATP-grasp fold amidoligase family protein, producing the protein MSDKELVRLYVKAVVGDKYNVPTVAVLNDPDQAAAFQFPASCCVKPAHLSGHVLFNKEGVGLCREIIKEWFLLNQYHKGRQANYRYIPPKVIVEPLIFGKRYAADCKVLCYKGIPRIIYIVVGRPDRIRFAMFDTAWSRLPFSIDCPAYEHDIPRPRNLDEILAVAAALSRPFDFIRVDLYTDSRTIFVGELTNCPQNALGQFPQDEGEQRVSELIFGA; encoded by the coding sequence GTGAGCGACAAGGAACTTGTCCGCCTCTACGTGAAAGCCGTGGTCGGCGACAAATACAACGTCCCGACCGTTGCCGTGCTGAACGATCCGGACCAGGCGGCAGCGTTCCAGTTTCCGGCATCATGCTGCGTCAAGCCCGCCCATTTGAGCGGGCACGTCCTGTTCAACAAGGAAGGGGTGGGCCTCTGCCGGGAAATCATCAAGGAATGGTTTCTGCTCAATCAATATCACAAGGGCCGGCAGGCCAATTATCGATACATTCCGCCTAAGGTGATCGTGGAGCCGCTAATATTCGGCAAGCGCTACGCGGCCGACTGCAAGGTTCTCTGCTATAAGGGTATTCCCCGTATTATCTATATCGTCGTTGGCCGGCCGGACCGAATTCGCTTTGCCATGTTCGATACGGCATGGAGTCGCCTGCCGTTCAGTATCGACTGCCCGGCCTATGAGCACGACATCCCGCGGCCGCGGAACCTGGATGAAATCCTGGCCGTCGCTGCCGCGCTGAGCAGACCATTCGACTTCATCCGGGTCGACCTCTACACCGACAGCCGGACCATCTTCGTGGGCGAGTTGACGAACTGCCCGCAGAATGCGCTTGGACAATTTCCCCAGGATGAGGGCGAGCAGCGCGTCTCGGAGCTGATCTTCGGCGCCTGA
- the phnE gene encoding phosphonate ABC transporter, permease protein PhnE has protein sequence MPVSSPSGTKLWQRRTTNAQLAIWLAWLVATTIVVLSWQVISDRTMWMFVEDAHIQAGDLMSRMVPPRWSYIDRLWQPLWDTLNIATLGTMIAIVFGVPLAFLAARNTTPSRLLVRPVALFIIVASRSINSLIWALLLVSIIGPGVLAGIFAIAFRSVGFIGKLLYEALEEIDDGAVEAIQATGATRPQVIAYAMVPQVTPAFAGISVFRWDINIRESTVLGLVGAGGIGLQLEASISQLAWREASVIFLVILATVLASEWLSARIRHAII, from the coding sequence ATGCCGGTCTCCTCCCCTTCGGGCACCAAGCTGTGGCAGCGCCGGACCACCAACGCGCAGCTTGCCATCTGGCTGGCCTGGCTGGTCGCCACCACCATCGTCGTCCTGTCGTGGCAGGTCATCAGCGACCGCACGATGTGGATGTTCGTCGAGGACGCCCACATCCAGGCGGGCGACCTGATGAGCCGCATGGTGCCGCCGCGCTGGTCCTATATCGACCGGCTCTGGCAGCCCCTGTGGGACACGCTCAACATCGCCACGCTGGGCACGATGATCGCCATCGTCTTCGGCGTGCCGCTGGCGTTCCTGGCCGCCCGCAACACCACCCCCAGCCGCCTGCTGGTGCGGCCGGTGGCGCTCTTCATCATCGTCGCCTCGCGCTCGATCAACTCGCTGATCTGGGCCCTGCTGCTGGTCTCGATCATCGGCCCCGGCGTGCTGGCCGGCATCTTCGCCATCGCCTTCCGCTCGGTCGGCTTCATCGGCAAGCTGCTCTACGAGGCGCTGGAGGAGATCGACGACGGCGCGGTCGAGGCCATCCAGGCGACCGGCGCCACCCGGCCCCAGGTCATCGCCTATGCCATGGTGCCCCAGGTGACGCCGGCCTTCGCCGGCATCTCGGTCTTCCGCTGGGACATCAACATCCGGGAATCGACGGTGCTGGGCTTGGTCGGCGCCGGCGGCATCGGCCTCCAGCTCGAAGCCTCGATCAGCCAGCTCGCCTGGCGCGAGGCCTCGGTCATCTTCCTGGTGATCCTGGCGACCGTGCTGGCCAGCGAATGGCTGTCGGCCCGCATCCGCCACGCCATCATCTGA
- the phnE gene encoding phosphonate ABC transporter, permease protein PhnE, producing the protein MSTLALERARRWRPPPLIANPWLRWGILVVGAGYLYLALNGIPINWARISEGMERGGRFVAAFLQPNFTSRFDEVFEGFAESVVMTIVATVLGILVAVPVALGAARNLAPLPVYYFCRGLIALSRTFQEIIIAILFVAMFGFGPFAGVLTLVFSTIGFLSKLLAEDIEDIDRGQVEAIRATGGSWFQLLNYGVQPQVMPRLIGLSLYRLDINFRESAVIGIVGAGGIGATLNTAFDRYEYDVAAAILLVIILVVMAAEYGSSAIRRWVQ; encoded by the coding sequence ATGAGCACGCTGGCCCTGGAGCGCGCGCGGCGGTGGCGGCCGCCGCCGCTGATCGCCAACCCGTGGCTGCGCTGGGGCATCCTGGTCGTGGGGGCGGGCTATCTCTACCTTGCGCTGAACGGCATCCCGATCAACTGGGCGCGCATTTCCGAAGGCATGGAACGCGGCGGGCGCTTCGTCGCCGCCTTCCTCCAGCCCAACTTCACCAGCCGCTTCGACGAGGTGTTCGAGGGCTTCGCCGAGAGCGTGGTGATGACCATCGTCGCCACCGTGCTGGGCATCCTGGTCGCCGTGCCGGTGGCACTGGGCGCGGCCCGCAACCTGGCGCCGCTGCCGGTCTATTACTTCTGCCGCGGCCTGATCGCGCTGTCGCGCACCTTCCAGGAAATCATCATCGCCATCCTCTTCGTGGCGATGTTCGGCTTCGGGCCCTTCGCGGGCGTGCTGACGCTGGTCTTCTCCACCATCGGCTTCCTGTCGAAGCTGCTGGCCGAGGACATCGAGGACATCGACCGCGGCCAGGTGGAGGCGATCCGGGCGACCGGCGGCTCGTGGTTCCAGCTCCTGAACTATGGCGTGCAGCCGCAGGTGATGCCGCGCCTGATCGGCCTGTCGCTCTATCGCCTCGACATCAACTTCCGCGAATCCGCGGTCATCGGCATCGTCGGCGCGGGCGGCATCGGCGCCACGCTGAACACCGCCTTCGACCGCTACGAGTACGACGTCGCCGCCGCCATCCTGCTGGTCATCATCCTGGTGGTGATGGCGGCCGAGTATGGGTCGTCTGCCATTCGCCGCTGGGTGCAGTGA
- the phnC gene encoding phosphonate ABC transporter ATP-binding protein, producing the protein MLVIDGLAKQYPTGDRALKGVSLTVPKGQIMALIGPSGAGKSTLIRCVNRLVEPTSGRVTIDGQEITRLSRRGLRQARRRMGMIFQEFALVERLTVMENVLSGRLGYVGFWRSWLRRFPAADVAAAFTLLERVGLAGFEDKRADALSGGQRQRVGIARALLQNPTLLLVDEPTASLDPKTSRQIMRLLRELCRERGLAAIINIHDVALAQMFAERIVGLKSGEIVYDGPADGLSAEVLTTIYGEEDWSQTIRPADEEGEDAGGGASPHDPAVPVDRERLAGLT; encoded by the coding sequence GTGCTGGTGATCGATGGGCTGGCCAAGCAGTACCCGACCGGGGACCGCGCGCTGAAGGGGGTGTCGCTGACGGTGCCGAAGGGCCAGATCATGGCCCTGATCGGCCCGTCCGGCGCCGGCAAGAGCACGCTCATCCGCTGCGTCAACCGGCTGGTCGAGCCCACGTCGGGGCGGGTCACGATCGACGGACAGGAGATCACGCGCCTGTCGCGTCGCGGCCTGCGCCAGGCGCGCCGGCGGATGGGCATGATCTTCCAGGAGTTCGCCCTGGTCGAGCGCCTGACGGTGATGGAGAACGTGCTGTCCGGCCGGCTTGGCTATGTCGGCTTCTGGCGGAGTTGGCTGCGCCGCTTCCCCGCGGCCGACGTGGCGGCCGCCTTTACCCTGCTGGAGCGGGTGGGGCTGGCGGGCTTCGAGGACAAGCGCGCCGACGCGCTGTCGGGCGGGCAGCGGCAGCGGGTCGGCATCGCGCGCGCCCTGCTGCAGAACCCGACCCTGCTGCTGGTCGACGAGCCGACCGCCAGCCTCGACCCCAAGACCTCGCGCCAGATCATGCGGCTGCTGCGCGAGCTGTGCCGCGAGCGGGGGCTGGCCGCCATCATCAACATCCACGACGTGGCGCTGGCCCAGATGTTCGCCGAGCGCATCGTCGGGCTGAAGTCTGGCGAGATCGTCTATGACGGCCCGGCCGACGGCCTGTCGGCCGAGGTCCTGACCACGATCTATGGCGAGGAGGACTGGTCGCAGACCATCCGGCCCGCCGACGAGGAGGGCGAGGACGCCGGCGGCGGCGCCAGCCCGCACGACCCGGCCGTGCCCGTCGACCGCGAGCGCCTGGCGGGCCTGACGTGA